GGTCGAAAGgaataaaattgtcattaaattaaaacttacaagactaaaattgttaaTCCAgtacttacaggactaatttTATCAACCCCTAAATGTAGGACCAATTTTGCCTTTTAAATcatctctaaaaataaatccaaatatacacactatttttaatacatacttatttatcatttttttttatctttataaagtacaaaaaacactaaaaaaaaaaaaagaatcaaaacaCTGTAAAACAATGACAACATAAATAGTTCATGTATCAGTTTGAGCACTATTTacaataaatgtaaatattttaaatttatttgcataattctaaattcaaatgaaCAATTTCAATggaactattttattaaaaagccactatttcaaattttcttaatacgaattatttaaaataatttctctgttttttaatcataaaatttcatttatgaaTCAAATAATGATAGTTGCATTCCCaagtacaaaatttaatacattttcGTTTTTCCGTTAGCAAAAATGTATACCAGAGGGAAGCCACTCTTTATCAGAGCCAGGTTTCGATCCTGGGACCTGTGGGTTATGGGCCCACCACGCTTCCGCTGCGCCACTCTGATCTGTTGATGTTATTCcctttattttctattatgaAAGCAAATAACATTAGGGGTGGCAAATGGACAAATTGGGTCAGATTTGTGTTGGGTCTAAGATGAACGGGTTCAAAATGGATCgggtataaattatttcattaattttatttaaaaatttcacacaatgaaaaaaaaagggataataTTTGaactattgaaaaatataatttactactTGTAATTTAATCCACCTAAACTTGTATCAAATGTCATTTTTGTCTAATGTACATTAagatttatttactaaatcataaagtaaaaaaatctactaaatattaaaaaaatactatattttataattcatacTCATCTTGAATGAACACCAAGCTgtgcaattaaatttttctatattcgTTGAGAGACAATTTTTATGTGTGTTGATCGAAAGAGGgtagtgtgtgtgagagacgTATATATAAGAGTGTGTGTATGAAGAAAGAGGAATTGTGAGagtgttcttttcttttttttttttgtgtgtgtgtgtatggagAAAGAGAGTTTTATATGTGAGAGAAATGTGAGAATGTGTGTTTGAAGAAAAGTAGTTGTGAGcgaatttatttgtaaaagaGAGATACGAGAGAGTGTCTGTATATgaggaaatagaaaattatgcataatgtttgatttcaattttacttcaTCTCCGGGATGGGCTAAAACATGGACAATGTTTgccttgatttattttgaaagttttggtggtgttttgagatgttttgcAACAGtgcttcatttgttttttgtcgAAATAAGtttacactaattataggccctacaactaaaaatattatatatactcatacatatatataaatatatataaaagagacatgatttgacaatgaacagtagtttttgtctcatactaaacaacatcaaacataccatacttattttatattatcttcaaaaataaatccaaacatacacactatctctaacacatatttatttatctttatttttctctctctatttccacaaaacacatcaaaacaaattaaaaatgaaaccaaacataacaatggtttcttttatttttttgttgttttaatttatcgtTTAACCCATTAAGAATATTCAACTCATATACAATccatacaaaatataattttatttaatttcaaccTATATCAGTTCATTTTATATAACCAACCCAAATTAGATGGATTGAGCTGAACCCACGTTTTAACCCGTGTTGCCACCCCTAATAAAAACCACACTCAAacaacattttaaaaatccatttgAGTAGAATACTtacgaaatatatatacatatatgtatatttttttacaagagcattttttttttaaatattgatctgtcaattttgattttatcattatttttatttgaatttccaCTTTTctctatattattttcttttgcaatCTTCAACTCTTACACATTATTTCCCTCacaaacatttatttttctatgaactgattatttgtaataactTATTATTCATGCACTAAATTGTTTTCTCatttataaagtattgaatacaaataataaaaacacaaaattaattaattacttttttgtttttaatattaatgcaTGTTGATGGGATCCGATCTCCAGAGGTCGGCTATTGTCTTAACGTTGGGCTTGAGATTCGGATAACGAGATTGGGTCTTGCATAGAGAAACACATGTTGGATTTGACCCGTCATGAGTACTCCGACGCTCAAATTAGATcatttatatgaaataagtCATATATCAAAGTGAAAAGTAGATTTGTGCTTAGGGATTAATTATCTCGGCCCTCTACCGAAGTGTTTATATTTAGGTTCAGTTGTACGGACAATGTTGGGCTACCAAGACGATGTTGCTGCGTGTCTTTCATCCCTTATGTTCTATTAACCTACGTACCCGATAGTTTACCTGGGCCTTTACTTTTGTAGGTTCATATCACccccaaaatattttagactTGATTTAATATGTTAGACCTTACTTATTTTATCCACGTCACTAACGAAAAAAGTGTACAACATCCCATATTATTGAAGAACATCATTAAgatattcttaaatttttatcaatgattttttttttaaaattttaatgttattttatgaaatatttttaatatatgtaattttatttaattaaaatatatttctcatataactttattttttaatattttaaatctaCTTAATTagaatacattttaaaaaacaataattaattcttcaacaattttaattagttgtGCACCCTCATTAgtatataaaacaataaaatgtgattttcACACATTAACACGCTCTAGACATCACCGCCCCGGGGATATGCATATCATTGGTCAAACCTCGTCGATCGAGCATCCTATTGGCCCGTGCACCACACTCCAAAACCAATGCGTGTGTTCGAAAATCCCTATTCAAGCAAGGTATAAAGTAACAGCTATGCTGTCATTTCATAGCAATAGAGAAAGAAACGAAAAAGGCAGCATACAGAAGAAAAATTACCCTcttacattttgtttgtaatcATCTGCACATACACATCACCTGTGTGTATGTATAcgtgcacacacacacacacacacatatatatattatacgaTTCTTAAGATTTCAATTCCAGCTACCTGAAAGGCCATTCTGATATTTGTGGGATTTTTATCTGTTCTTTGCTATTGCGGGTATTTTATCTTTCCTTATTTTCGCGGGGAAAATCGGGCTAGGGTTTCCTTGATTGGTAATTCGGAGGAAATAGAATGGCACAAGCAGTGGAAGAATGGTACAAGCAGATGCCGATCATCACGCGTTCGTATCTCACCGCCGCCATTGTAACCACAATCGGCTGCTCTCTCGATGTGATTCTTTGTTCCTTTCCCTCTtgattaattttgtgtttttgtgtgcgcagtagtttattttcttgtattcaAGTGCGCGTGAATTCTTTTTGAGCTAACCAGAAATAGAgttattgtttgtttttggagaaagtgaaattgatattttgctTATTGGTTATTTTTTGGGAGGCACTTGTCTGAGtggtgttttattttttttggcgATTTGCAGATAATATCTCCGTATGATTTGTACTTGAACCCGAGGCTTGTGGTCAAGCATTACCAAGTCTGGCGCATCATTACCAATTTCCTGTATTTCCGCCAGATGGGTAACTATCTATCCTTCAAAGCTGCGGTGTACCTTTGATTCTTTGgttaatagaatatattttgctCTGGTCAAACTGATAAACTCATCACGGGCTACTGATTTAATCCAGTCTCAAGGATAGGATTGTTCACCCTGAGATATAGATAATGGTGTACTTGTACTCTAGCATAAACCGATTAATTTCCGTTTCATGAAGCAGTCCAGGAGTGCATTTGCTGTTTCATTCTTCATTTGAAGACTTAATTGAAAGCACATGCGGTATATTTTGAGGGAGGGGGTGGTGGTGGTTAAGGAGCTGATTATGTTGATATGCAAATTGAAATGCGGTTAGATTTCTTGTATGTATCGCTATATGTCCATTGCATTTATCGGGTAATATTATGTGAATGCATGGGTGTCATGACTATGAGCCTTTATGGCACCATAGGATTTTTCGTTAGCACTCCCGTCTCCCAGTGTGTATTGTACTTATTTGCTCTCAACAAAGAAATAATAGAGGATATGTCTTGGGGGAAATGTAGCCTGCTCTCGAGCATCTGTCAATGGTTCAATAATGCAAACCACTTATTTTCTCTGTAGCACAGGTAGTACCATATGCAATAGACTGCATTAATACATTGTATTTATTGATGTAGTGCATGTGATTGCTAATGCATGATAATTTgactttaattaattcagGCTTCTTTGGCTTTATGTCTAGTTGATTTGGTAGTAATTAAGTGTTAAGATTCTGTCATAAGAATATAACTGATCAGTATGGAGGAAATTAGGCTATAATGTGATGGTAAAGTTATAGATCAATCCTTTCATTAATGCAGTTTAATCTGTTCTTCACAGATTTGGACTTCTTGTTCCATATGTTCTTTCTTGCTCGATACTGCAAGCTTCTAGAAGAGAACTCCTTTCGGGGGAGGACTGCAGATTTCTTCTACATGCTGTTGTTTGGCGCCACTGTTTTGACTGGCATTGTACTTCTTGGGGGGATGATTCCTTATGTATCTGAGTCATTTGCAAAGATTATATTCCTTAGCAATTCACTCACATTTATGATGGTtagtttacatgtaatttgtCTGACTTGTGGTTTTAACATTTTGCCATAAAGTTGTCctacatttctttcttctatttcCCTGTATTACTCTACAGGTATATGTGTGGAGCAAGCAAAACCCATTCATTCACATGAGCTTTCTGGGTCTTTTTACTTTCACAGCAGCGTATTTGCCATGGGTTAGTGACTTTCTAGTTATCATCCAGCTTTTTTTGTGTTGCCATGTTCTCATGTGGTCATGCCCCTTTATGATATTctcttgatttctttttcttttttttaaaaattatttaaattattttcttcacaTGTGTTGGCATATTGAGAGTCTCCAATTATATCCAGTTGCTTAGGTTTTACATTGTGAACTGGGGAAAAGAACATTTATCATGGTGATATAGACTTTCTTAAAATCTTAGCTGATGTCTTTTGGGCATTCATCCCATAAAGTAGCTGTATCTTCAGAGTAATATGAACTCCATTCTATGAGATGCATACAAATATCATTTGCTTGAAGCAGAGTATTTAATCTGACAAGTAATGTGCTTAATTTAGCAATATTGATATTTAGGGTTTGTGTACATACATCTGATGGTGATGCGTGCTTCATTGGATTATTTCCTTTCTCCTCAGGTTCTTCTTGGTTTCTCTGTTCTTGTTGGTGCTAGTGCCTGGGTGGATCTTCTGGTATGTCCTACTGATTGATCTATTTTCCTCCTGAGTCCTGATATTAGCCAACTTCTTGGTAGTaggggatatatatatagatatatatatatagtttttctgttttctggGAACTATAAAAGATGGTAGTATTCTGGTTTGTCATTGTCTGAGctgtattagttattttgaGATGGGTTCTCCATGGTTTAGTTGTGTCTGGAAGGCT
This genomic window from Sesamum indicum cultivar Zhongzhi No. 13 linkage group LG12, S_indicum_v1.0, whole genome shotgun sequence contains:
- the LOC105175363 gene encoding derlin-2.2, producing MAQAVEEWYKQMPIITRSYLTAAIVTTIGCSLDIISPYDLYLNPRLVVKHYQVWRIITNFLYFRQMDLDFLFHMFFLARYCKLLEENSFRGRTADFFYMLLFGATVLTGIVLLGGMIPYVSESFAKIIFLSNSLTFMMVYVWSKQNPFIHMSFLGLFTFTAAYLPWVLLGFSVLVGASAWVDLLGMIAGHAYYFLEDVYPRMTGRRPLRTPAFIRSLFADEPVVVARPANIRFAAPPAADDVQRN